From Geomonas agri, one genomic window encodes:
- a CDS encoding MBL fold metallo-hydrolase produces the protein MKIVPLKKSPATYSCNSYLILGDWNRIDDVNTVIDPGVDSYIVGQIAEISTGFGKQPVEQVLLTHNHFDHTSGVAAIKAAFGCRVLAYRHGVGVDEVLHDRQFIRAGDDFLQVLHTPGHSSDSICLYAPAAQALFSGDTQVRVRGEGGSYTEEYVEALKRLCGLKVKCIYSGHDEPVLDGGREILLKTLAEVLKAQQA, from the coding sequence ATGAAGATCGTCCCCCTGAAGAAGAGTCCGGCGACCTACAGCTGCAACTCGTACCTCATCCTCGGGGACTGGAACCGGATCGACGACGTGAACACGGTGATCGACCCGGGCGTGGACAGTTACATCGTGGGACAGATCGCAGAGATATCCACCGGCTTCGGCAAGCAGCCGGTCGAGCAGGTGCTGCTCACCCACAACCACTTCGACCACACCTCGGGGGTGGCGGCGATAAAGGCCGCCTTCGGCTGCCGGGTGCTTGCCTACCGGCACGGGGTAGGGGTGGACGAGGTGCTGCACGACCGGCAGTTTATCAGGGCCGGTGACGACTTCCTGCAGGTGCTGCATACCCCGGGGCACTCCAGCGATTCCATCTGCCTGTATGCTCCCGCCGCGCAGGCACTCTTTTCCGGCGACACCCAGGTCCGGGTGCGGGGCGAGGGGGGGAGCTACACCGAGGAATACGTCGAAGCCCTGAAGAGGTTGTGCGGGCTCAAGGTTAAATGCATCTATTCCGGCCACGACGAGCCGGTCCTAGACGGGGGGCGGGAAATCCTGTTGAAAACCCTGGCCGAGGTGCTGAAAGCGCAGCAAGCATGA